The Pseudomonas orientalis genome contains a region encoding:
- the lptM gene encoding LPS translocon maturation chaperone LptM: protein MKRLISSLAALVAVACLVSACGQKGPLYLPDDSKDPNEQAQSSQKPSKAHKHDTY, encoded by the coding sequence ATGAAGCGCCTGATCTCTTCCCTTGCTGCGCTCGTCGCGGTTGCTTGCCTCGTCAGTGCCTGTGGTCAGAAAGGACCGCTGTACCTGCCTGACGACAGCAAAGACCCGAACGAACAGGCGCAGTCGTCGCAAAAGCCGTCCAAAGCGCACAAGCACGACACTTACTAA
- the lysA gene encoding diaminopimelate decarboxylase, with protein MDAFNYRDGELFAEGVALSAIAQRFGTPTYVYSRAHIEAQYRSFTDSLEGVPHLVCYAVKANSNLGVLNVLARLGAGFDIVSRGELERVLAAGGQADKIVFSGVGKSREDMRRALEVGVHCFNIESTDELERLQVVAAEMGVRAPISLRVNPDVDAGTHPYISTGLKENKFGIAIADAEDVYIRAAQLPNLDVLGVDCHIGSQLTTLPPFLDALDRLLALIDRLGDCGIYLHHIDLGGGVGVRYRDEEPPLIADYIKAVRERIEGRDLTLMFEPGRYIVANAGVLLTQVEYLKHTEHKDFAIVDAAMNDLIRPALYQAWMNVTAVTPRHSQARAYDIVGPICETGDFLAKDRQLALEEGDLLAVHSAGAYGFVMSSNYNTRGRAAEVLVDGDQAFEVRRRETVAELYAGESPLPE; from the coding sequence ATGGACGCTTTTAACTACCGGGACGGCGAGCTGTTCGCGGAAGGCGTGGCGCTGTCCGCGATTGCCCAGCGCTTTGGTACCCCGACCTATGTGTATTCGCGCGCCCATATCGAAGCGCAATACCGCTCGTTCACCGACTCGCTCGAAGGCGTGCCGCATCTGGTGTGCTACGCGGTCAAAGCCAACTCCAACCTGGGCGTGCTCAATGTCCTGGCGCGCCTTGGCGCCGGTTTCGACATTGTGTCCCGTGGCGAGCTGGAACGGGTGTTAGCCGCTGGCGGCCAGGCCGACAAGATCGTGTTCTCCGGCGTCGGCAAGAGCCGCGAAGACATGCGTCGCGCCCTGGAAGTGGGCGTGCATTGCTTCAACATCGAGTCCACCGACGAACTGGAGCGCCTGCAGGTCGTGGCCGCCGAGATGGGCGTTCGCGCGCCGATCTCCCTGCGCGTCAACCCGGACGTCGACGCCGGCACTCACCCGTACATTTCCACCGGTCTCAAAGAGAACAAGTTCGGCATCGCCATCGCCGACGCCGAAGACGTGTACATCCGCGCCGCGCAATTGCCGAACCTGGACGTGCTGGGCGTCGATTGCCATATCGGCTCGCAACTGACCACCCTGCCGCCGTTCCTGGATGCCCTCGACCGCCTGCTGGCGCTGATCGACCGCCTGGGCGACTGCGGCATCTACCTGCATCACATCGATCTCGGTGGGGGTGTGGGCGTGCGTTATCGCGATGAAGAGCCGCCGCTGATTGCCGACTACATCAAGGCCGTGCGCGAGCGTATCGAAGGGCGCGACCTGACGCTGATGTTCGAGCCGGGCCGCTATATCGTCGCCAACGCCGGCGTGCTGCTGACCCAGGTCGAGTACCTCAAGCACACCGAGCACAAGGACTTCGCCATCGTCGACGCGGCGATGAACGACCTGATCCGCCCGGCGCTGTACCAGGCCTGGATGAACGTCACGGCAGTGACGCCGCGCCACAGCCAGGCGCGCGCGTACGACATTGTCGGCCCGATCTGTGAGACCGGCGACTTCCTGGCCAAGGATCGTCAACTGGCCCTGGAAGAAGGTGACCTGCTGGCCGTGCATTCGGCCGGTGCCTATGGGTTTGTCATGAGTTCCAACTACAACACTCGCGGCCGCGCCGCAGAGGTGCTGGTGGACGGTGATCAAGCGTTTGAAGTGCGTCGCCGCGAGACGGTAGCCGAGTTGTATGCTGGCGAAAGCCCGCTGCCGGAGTAA
- the cyaY gene encoding iron donor protein CyaY — protein MSLTEARFHDLVDATQQALEDIFDDSGLDVDLENSAGVLTVKFENGTQLIFSRQEPLRQLWLAARSGGFHFDYNEEDNNWQCDSSDELLSEMLARLVLEQSGAELDFDEI, from the coding sequence ATGAGTTTGACCGAAGCCCGTTTTCACGACCTGGTGGATGCGACCCAGCAGGCGCTGGAAGATATTTTCGACGACAGCGGTTTGGACGTGGACCTGGAAAACTCGGCCGGCGTGCTGACGGTCAAGTTCGAAAACGGCACTCAGTTGATCTTCAGCCGTCAGGAACCGTTGCGGCAGTTGTGGCTGGCGGCACGTTCCGGTGGTTTTCACTTCGACTACAACGAAGAAGACAACAATTGGCAATGCGATAGCAGCGATGAGCTGCTCAGCGAGATGCTGGCGCGTCTGGTTCTGGAACAATCCGGCGCCGAGCTGGATTTCGACGAGATTTGA
- a CDS encoding DUF1289 domain-containing protein has product MSQPALTRPPKPLFSNVSPAVPSPCISLCRLDEQKVCLGCFRHVEDIREWRSADDERRRVICAEAEQRRGRV; this is encoded by the coding sequence GTGAGTCAGCCTGCACTCACGCGCCCGCCCAAGCCGCTGTTCAGCAATGTCAGCCCGGCGGTGCCGTCACCTTGTATCAGTTTGTGTCGCCTGGACGAGCAGAAAGTCTGCCTCGGTTGTTTCCGCCATGTGGAAGATATCCGCGAATGGCGCTCTGCCGATGATGAGCGGCGCCGAGTGATCTGTGCCGAGGCCGAGCAGCGACGGGGCCGCGTCTGA
- the dapF gene encoding diaminopimelate epimerase — translation MLLRFTKMHGLGNDFMVLDLVSQHAHILPKHAKQWGDRHTGIGFDQLLLVEAPTNPEVDFRYRIFNSDGSEVEQCGNGARCFARFVLDKRLTAKRQIRVETKGGVIELDVRSDGQISVNMGAPRLVPADIPFQAPEQALSYALDVDGNTVDIAAVSMGNPHAVLRVNDINNAPVHELGPKIEHHPRFPARVNVGFLQVIDRSRAQLRVWERGAGETQACGTGACAAAVAAISQGWMDSPLLIDLPGGRLSIEWAGPGHPVMMTGPATRVYEGQVRL, via the coding sequence ATGCTGCTGCGTTTTACCAAGATGCACGGGCTGGGCAATGACTTCATGGTTCTCGACCTGGTCAGCCAGCACGCGCACATCCTGCCCAAGCACGCCAAACAATGGGGCGACCGCCATACCGGTATCGGCTTCGACCAACTGCTGCTGGTGGAAGCGCCGACCAACCCGGAGGTGGACTTCCGTTATCGGATCTTCAACTCCGACGGCTCCGAAGTGGAACAGTGCGGCAACGGTGCGCGCTGCTTCGCGCGCTTTGTGCTGGACAAGCGTTTGACCGCCAAGCGCCAGATTCGCGTCGAAACCAAGGGCGGCGTGATCGAACTGGATGTGCGCAGTGACGGCCAGATCAGCGTCAACATGGGCGCGCCACGCCTGGTGCCGGCGGACATTCCGTTCCAGGCGCCCGAGCAGGCCCTCAGTTATGCGCTGGACGTGGACGGCAACACGGTCGATATCGCCGCTGTGTCCATGGGCAACCCCCATGCGGTGCTGCGCGTCAACGACATCAACAATGCTCCCGTGCACGAACTGGGGCCGAAGATCGAACATCACCCGCGCTTTCCGGCGCGGGTCAACGTGGGCTTCCTGCAGGTGATCGACCGTTCCCGCGCGCAATTGCGTGTGTGGGAACGCGGCGCCGGCGAAACCCAGGCCTGCGGCACCGGCGCCTGCGCCGCTGCCGTGGCCGCGATCAGCCAGGGGTGGATGGATTCGCCGCTGCTGATCGACCTGCCGGGTGGACGCTTGTCCATCGAATGGGCAGGCCCCGGCCACCCGGTGATGATGACCGGGCCGGCCACGCGTGTATACGAAGGACAGGTCCGTCTATGA
- the rnk gene encoding nucleoside diphosphate kinase regulator, protein MTTAPSIILTRLDVQRLEQLIDRLGDEFPGVEALQHELDRAEEVVGHDEVPASVVTMNSSVHCREQGSGKDYHLTLVYPKDANADEGKISILAPVGSALLGLQVGQHIDWPAPGGKTLKLELLSVEGQPKDGGAFPL, encoded by the coding sequence ATGACCACCGCACCGTCCATCATTCTCACCCGTCTTGACGTGCAGCGCCTGGAGCAACTGATCGACCGCCTGGGCGACGAGTTTCCCGGTGTTGAAGCGTTGCAGCACGAACTCGACCGCGCCGAAGAAGTGGTTGGCCACGATGAAGTGCCTGCAAGTGTCGTGACCATGAACTCCAGCGTGCATTGCCGCGAGCAAGGCAGCGGCAAGGATTACCACCTGACCCTGGTTTACCCGAAGGACGCGAACGCCGATGAAGGCAAGATCTCGATCCTGGCACCGGTGGGCAGCGCGTTGCTCGGCCTGCAAGTGGGCCAGCATATTGACTGGCCTGCACCGGGCGGCAAGACCCTCAAGCTTGAGCTGCTGAGTGTCGAAGGCCAGCCCAAGGACGGCGGCGCTTTTCCTCTTTAA